GCAGTGCCTACATTGCATTTATCAGTGTGGACAGTGGTCAGATGGACATTAAACGTACGAGGGGGTATCAAAAAGTTCTAATTATCACCAAGATGTTTACAGGATAGAAACTTTATTTTGATTTCTTGTCCTTAAGACTTCTCTACATAGTCACcatcacatatatttcttgACCTTATGCAGACTGCCTAAATAGGCCCcgtaatttcatgaaaaaacaaCACTCCACCTCTTCAATGACCTCATTGGTATGGTCAAAATTAAGTCCACATCTTGACTTATCTGTGAGGGACATAAGATCGGTTTGGAAATTCCTTTCCATCTCACAACAATATCATAAGATGGGTAGTCTTAACcataaacagatttcatctcCTCTTGATTCTGTTGGGCCGTGCAAATCTTAGAAGGTGGTATGGGCAGGGGAGATGTGGTATGATAAATACACAGATGGCATGGAGAGGAGAAGTTTGGTATCAGAGAAGAATGGTATTAACGTTGAACATTGACTGCAGTGGTTGTGTGTAAAGTCCAGTGATCGGCTGACTCAGTTGATTCCCTCTGTTGCAGATGCTCTGCAGATGGTGCAGATCTCGTACGCCCTGACCCTGTCAGCGTCCAAGATTCCCTTCAGTAAGAGTGACCGTGATGACAAGGTGTTTGAGGCCATGGTCACCAGTATGGTAAGGGAGTATGACATGAAGTGTTAGGGAATGTTGTGCTGTTGAGGTTATTCCTGTGGGTTATTCCTGCTGGTTAGAACTTTGGGTTAGAACATTCTTCAGGAatgcatgcttgtcacaagaggtgcCCAGACAGGTTTTCCTACTTGATCTGTGTGCCATTTTATGCTAGTTGTTGAGGTGACATCATGACATCAAACACATggttttctggtccagatttgattcccTGCTGACTTGTCATGAAGCTGTGATATTGTTCAGGGATCGAAATTATTAGTGCCATTATGTACCGATGACACGACTAAGATTGAAATGGCATTCTGAAATTCTTACCTGTGTGCCCTTGTGGCACACttgatttgtttttgaaagtgcATTAAAGTATGTTTTAACCATTATTTTCTTTCATGATTTAAATGAAATTATGAGCAATGGTgtatgggtcagacagacagctACACATCAATGTCTTTTGACAtgcctaacattgttttgttacTCATGATTTATAAGTGAATCTTACAATACAGTTACAACTTTTACATTCACTTCAAGTCATGTAATGTTTTGAAGTTCAGTTTAACAGTCCATGAATTTATGGCACACCTGAAACTGAAATGGCACACTTAAATTATCATGAAAGTGCCGATAAGGAGTGCTCAAAGAAAACCTAATTTTGATCCCTGTTGTTGAATGCAACTAATTATCAAATTTGGaggccctggagatatcgaagaTGTGCTAAAATGTGAGATTCATGTTTTTTAAATCCTAAAGTTCTGTCCTTAAGTTCATCTGAAttgtttcttgaaaacattttggTGTTTCAGTTTGGCATCGAGACCCAGATATCATTCGATGGGTTTGAGAGCTGGCTCAAGTGGAACTGTCCTCATCTATTCTCTGGTGTACACAATTGGGTCTACTTGATCCTTACCGGATCTACCCTGCCATCAGAACTGGTAAGCCTCCAGTAGTTTCGTAGTTGACCATGTCTCCAATATGGTGCAGACATAATCACTtgtctaagggagataactctcgcAATGGAAATGTTTTCCTAGTACAGTAGCATGACAATTATCAGAGGATATACACATTTTTATAATCCTCTAGCATGGAGTTACATATATGAAAGTTCTAATGCTTATTTCAGAGATATATGTCAAGACTGAGTACACATACTCTTTTGGTGCAACTACATTAGTAAAATCTGAGCATTTCCTGCTACCATATTCTTACTACATGTTTCAAAGTGTATTTTTGGTATATACTGAATACTGcattttttatcattatatttGCTATCTTATGCATGGATGCAGATATATTCGTTTCAAGAGTTTGTGATCAAAAGTTGGAATGTATTAATGATAATCCAGTATGACCATGGCCCTCAAGTGTTGAAGCATTACATCGATTAAAACTTCATTTTCAAGAAATACAGAGTTCGtcttgattttagttttattgcATTCATGGTTCTGTACCTAACCAAGGGTTCTGTATCACAATATGTTGCGAAGCTCATGTGTACCATTTTCACCGCCAGCATATTTATGCCATAAATAAGTTTTGTTCCAGAGCTAGGTCCCTTGTTACATGTTATGTTTTGAGCATAGAGAGTTGCAGCCCTATGTTATCTTTTTAGCTGCATAATGTCTGGAATTGTCACATGTTTTCTCTGAAtatctgacattttgtgaaagaaacTTTGCAAGCTTATATCAGAGATTTTCATCAAGACTATTTTGAAAGTTAAACCATTGCAATGTGCCCTATCAAAGTGGAATAGTGATAGCTGTCTTTTGTTCTACTGTTGTTATGTCCCCAGTCCGTTCCCTAATCCTTGAGGTGTGTTGGGATATTCACTTATCATGCCAAAGACAGGACTTGAATACTATGCATGAAGCCCTTTTCTAGTGACCTCCCAGCACCCTCACCCCCAACCcctctgtaatattgctgaaagtggtatataaccatactcactcactcactctttcatgcTTGTGTTGTACTGACAGGAGGCGGCACCAGTGCCACAGCTGGAGGGCTTTGTGGAGGGTAGGTACAGTGTCACCATGGGCATGCTGTGGGTGTTGTCAGCGACGCTGCCCCAAGTCTACACTCACACCCCGCAGCAGGAACAACAGTCCTCCAACCCTCTCATAAACTCCTACCATCTCATCATGAAACTGGTGAGTAGCTTCTCCTCGGGAAGCTGTAGTTGGGGGTAGGTGTGTGCCTTGGGGTTAGGAGAGTAGATAGTGGCAGAAGTTTTTGAACCATCTCATGAACATCTTCCATCCTGTCAGGACTGAAGGTTGTTGgagtaataataatagtataatTTTAATAATAATCTACCATTTGACAGCCACATGATTGGAAACATTCAGGAAAAGCACGCTCagtatgcggacctcgcctttaaAATATCTTGcatgcatcccaagtacaccgTCATctggctccccattgttctcggtgccctttcTTTTGGTACCTCCTAAACACTTGGCACAGATCTTCAGACTGCACAGGTTCTCCACCAGGAACACAGCCGATTTGACACACTAGGTAATGCAGGAGGCTGCAGTTTTGGGGAGTCTACATATATCCCATAAAATTCTTGGTGGGCTTGAGAAGGCAGCATTTCCTGAGAGGAGTCCCATTCATTGTCTTGGCTGCATGTAGAcagggcgagggccctgagctgatgatgagtctGACTgtcctgactgtgccaggatcatcaGAACCCTCTCTTCTGCATGtatatcttaatctgtaaaacataattcaTTAATATAGCGATTAATATCCATCTAACTAGTTGCTCATTGGAcactgtaatcagaatctggttataaaatatttttttcaaatcaatGTTCAGTCAAAAAGCTTCATGAAACGCTCAGAGATTCTCATAAAGCAAATGTAGGCTGGTGATCAAGTCGATGAAGACTGCTGTTGCAAACATAAACCAACTTCTCGGAGCGTGACCCTCAGTTGGCGTTGTTTCAGGCACGTCTGTCTAGATGCCAGAGCTGGACACTACTATACAACAGTGATGACCATGGACTCTCCATTAACAGGTAACCACGgttacacatacatttcatatatGGTCTTGTAGCGGACGGAAATGCCATCATGGAACTGTCTCTGATGCTATCAGCCATGACTCTTGTATCACCAAACAATGAAGCCGGTTGAACTGAGCTTGCTAATGGATAACACACCAAAAATGAATAAATCATTAATGAGTTTGGATTTTGTATCTTtatgatatatttattatttatttttatatcatctcatttatttcaaacaggTTTAACCACCATGTGTCTTCCTATATGGGCCCTTCCATCACCCTTGTTGCATTTGAAGGAAGAAATCTCTACTGTGTTGCTATGGATACAGGACTACGGTATGGATCATTATCTTGCCAATGAATATAAGCACCATTACCAGTTGCCATGGCTACAATCGCATCAAATGTAATGACTATGTTTATCATTATTCTGTGTGTGGAAAACTTGTCAAATGTAGAAGTATGTGCATGATAGCACAGCGTGGTGTATCGTGTTGTATCTGTGACAGAGAGGGGGACACACGGTACGGAGGCGAGGACTGTATGCTAATACAGATATGTCCGGTGTACAGGGTCATACAGGGTGAGTTCCCTCTCCTTTACTCTTTAGGGACTGTTCAAATTTAGGGTTAGTggaggtgatgatgatttttatggagaagtatgtacagtgtgaatgacaCCCTCTTAGACCCTtagatgtatgtatatatacgtcccccacccacccatcctACATGTCATGTACCAAGTCAATGGCCCCTTCCTCTAATTTTTAGTCATAGTCATTAGATATTTTTATGTACAGTTTCCCAGAACAAAATTCTAAAAGATCATCATCACCCACTCtcaccataaattatgaatggtcccgtACATACGTTGATATTATGTCAGTGCTGAATTCAAACAAAGTCATATATGGATGAGTAATTCTGATGAACACACAATGTTGTTGAACAGCTAGGTATATTGATATAGATTTTTAGAATAATCGTTAATTTATCTGCAGTTGGGGAGAAGATGTTGCTGTACAATGACCTGAGCCGAAGTCTGCCAAGGGGTCTTGAGATTGGAAAGGATGTGCGAAGTCCAGTGCTGTTCATACCACACGAGTTTGACTGCGTGAAACATTATGGCGTCATGTGTAATCTACAGAAGGTAGAGGTAGGTGACGCAGATGGGATGTTGACTCAGGAAGATCAGGGTTAGgagtggtcttcagcaatcagcagggtggtcagacttgctgacttggttgacacatcatacccaactgtgtagatcgatgctcattctgttgatcactggtttgtctggtccatttactgactgctgtcatatagctggatatTTTGGAGGGTAGCATTGgacaaccaaccaacaatgTTTCAAGTGTAATCTGTAGAAGATAGAAGTAGACTATGCGACAGGGATGTTGACAGTCGCCATGGTTGCATACGCATCATGTGAACACTGGAAAAACTTACCTTTATTGATACTTACTGAGATGCAGGTGTTACTTCAAAATTCAATGAATATTCCCAAGCTTGTGGTTCTAGAACTGATCATATTTGGTTTCCTAAATTACCAGGGTCTGTTGATCAGTTGATCTGGATAGTCCTCTGCTGACTATGTTTAAGAACAAGTAGGAAGACTCTCATCTCTCTAATGATGATGTGCTTGTTTCTTGTTTAGCGCCAGACCCAGCAGTATACCAACTATGTGATAGTGGTCTACAAATAACTGagcctggactagacaatacagtgatcaacagcaagtgCACCAATCTACACTACTGGGACACAATAGTATGTGTCAGTgagccggaccacccgatcccattagctgTTTCTTACagtgggttcctgaagaccagttcttcaTGGGTCTCTAATGATACTtattaaatgaaacactttaTTGCCTGGTTCAATTAGGTCTGGCTGCTGGTttagcttaaatattgctgattgaCATGCAAAATGATCAATAACCacacagatttttgtgattaatGATTTGTATTGTTGGGTAGGTATGGGGCTGTGGAGGATCGTCAGTAAAGGATGCTCaactgaaacagaaacagtGGGAGGCTCGGGACACTCAGAGACACGCCCAGAGGAAGGTGAGGAGGATGTAGGTGTGGGTGTTTGGGTGAGATGCTTGAGAGGCTGCGAGTAcgggataacgttcaccccagaGGAGTTTTGGTTGGATTTTCGAGTTTGAGGACGTATTACAGTTAATAAAATGAGTGTTATTTTGTGGAAATCAGGCAGGATGTGTGGGGAAATGTACAATTGAGAGGTACGTGTGCATAGTTTCGAATGTCACCGAATTCTTAGCGTACATTTCAGCCTGAAATCGGAATGACTTTATGTCTGCACGACAATCAAATATGGCAGCTGCTGCTCCTTTACTCTATTGATATATAcgacgtgcgtgtagatctatgtttaacctacagtgcaAGGATTCCCATGATATGATGCTCACTTTTAGTTCAGTTTAATTGTATTTTACTCACCAACTCAGTCAACGTGAGGAGATTTACTCAACAAAAGTGCCAATcagcatttcatgaaataaagcCATTTCTTCAACAACAGTCTGAATCTCTCAACAATTATCTTGTTTGTTCCCAGTTGCGTTTGGAGACAGAGAACTGGGGTGAAAACCCTGACAAGCAGATCCTGGAGTGGGGCGGAGTCAGGGGAGGCCACTCTTACAACCGATAAAACCAATCACAGTCCAGAAGATGGTGCTTATCACAAGAAATTGGATGGACAGCTGAATATTTAATTGTGTTATTTTAGCCAAGTGTCGTACTTTGGGATCACACAAAAGTTTTCCATTCATCAACTCAAATCTATGTGTTTGGCATGTCAGATGGTGTGTTTAAGACCTCTTCTAACAAAAAGTCCATAGTCAACTGTCCCATTTCTGTTTCCAGAAATCGTAATAACAGCCTTGGTGGTCTGTGATACTTTGTCTCTATGTATTCAACTGCTAAAGCGATATACTCTGCTGTGCAGAGTTACATTCCTTAGTCGTGCCAGGATCTGCTGGTAATTGACCTGAATGCCAACATTCAACCGTTAATGGTCCTAGATTTGCTCACGTGTCTATCATCAGTTGACTGCCATGAAAATACTGTGAGCAGCATAAATTCTCCACCAGTAAATGATATGTTCTGCGATCCAGTTTCCTGACATGTTGGTGCACCTACAAGAAGAAAGAGACAGTGGCAACCATTTTTCTTCAGCATCTCCATTGACACTTTGTTGGCTGTGATAATGGTTAGAAGTTCCATGATTTTATGGCATGTTATTAAAGTCCCTgctgtttgttgtattttaaagatttattttattgtacatattgtgtattgttttaaaCAGATATAATCACCCTGGATATTCTGAGAAGCCCATAGGATGGCTTACCAATAACATAATCTCTTCATACCCAGATGTGATGGGTTTgcatactggcaaacaaggataagttgagcactgaCCTGACAACTGACTCGTATTATCCTGTGTGAACAAAGGGATCCCAGGTTATACAGTCGAACACCGTTGTCTCAATATTTATGGGATCAGGAAAAAATATTGACTTATCCCAATATCATCACATCCGACTTGGACATATCACATACcaacatgaaagaaatgaaagaaaacaaaagaaaacactaACTTGCATGTCTGTTATTTATTTTTGCTCACAGAGATCGCAAATACACATGGAAATCTTGTCGTTGTGTCCATTTTGAAGTATACAAAAGATAGATTTACTCCACAAATGAAGTGAAGAAATCAGAAATTCTTAACTGACGGGCATTTGGTGCTGGCGTGAATGCAATATTGGTCAATGAGCAAGGTATATGCAGCCATGTTTAcaatcaatttcatcatcatgcacttCACATGCACTAGCCTGCATCTGCTCTTTCTTTCACAAACCATATTGATTTGCtcactgccatgcactgctGACTTCTCGTAAATGCATTTGCTGCATCAATCCAACTTACCCTTGTTTGCTAGTAATTGTATGGGAAGGGTTCCCTGCAGGGTGATTATATGCAAAGGAAGTTCTTCATCATCCTTTAATAGGCCACAAAAAGTTAATTATGAAATTTTTATCATTGCCCTGGGATGGCCTAGTTAACGAGTTTGTGAGTAACATCAATgaactgggtttgattcctcacatatactgaacagcaaaagaaacacaggtttaaaaaataatgaaacctcataaaagtaagtgttaTTGCTTATGTCTTGACAAAAAatcagagttgtgtttcttttgctgttcagtataggtacagtgtgtgaaacaaaTTCCTGATGTCCGTCACCgtgatgttgttgaaatattgctacaaataacattaaactaaacccactctccATTTACTCCCTCCTCCTTGTTCTCTGTGGTCTAATGGATAGTGCTTCTGTCAGGAGGCTGGAAGGTCTAGCTTGATCCCAGGCCAGGTcagaaatcagttgaagttaagcagtGTTGGACACTTAGTTCGTTGATGCTTGGCTAtctttggcagcttgactcctgagtttCTAGTTCTGACCTACCCTACAAGGAAccacatgtgacacatgtggtctcccCTTAGGCAAAtgagtttgttaaaaaatgTCTCTCTCTGCCCAGTATAATATGGGTACATGAtgggataagtcatatgacCATTTACTTTCTTGCACCTTGCAGTCAGGAGTATCCAGGATAATAGTGTCCATGATACTTTATGCTCTTAGAGCAAAGTGCTAATAAGTGTCCTTATTATTATACTACCCTGGATAAGAGAGGATGATCCCAACTGCAATATTTCTTCAATAATCAGAATGATTGAAAACCAGGTTTCAGTGTATCGCTTTGTTTATTAAGCTCCCTGCACTGACAGTTCCTGTCCCAGTGAAGTCTTTTTGTTATGTTTGAGTTGCATGTGGTGTGTTAGAGCTTTTGGTGCTGTTTAATGTTGACCATGAGATGGACATGTGATAGTAGTAGATTCATAAGTTATATTCTGCAATCAGAATGAGCAAGCCCAAAACCATTTTATCTCTGAACAttgttgttttactgatgtagatTACTTTATTTTCTCAATAAACATAGCTTTTCTGTTCCACTTGTAGAGCCTTACATTATCACCAATGGAAGTGACATGCTGTGACCCTCTGGAGGCCCACCTTGCACAAAATAGCCTTAGCACAAAGCTTGGAGTTACTCCCATACATGCTTGTATTCACCTCATTACAGCTTTGGGCCAAAACATCACTGCATATTTATTAGCAATGAAATGACAATATGTATCaatatctgggttagaattggttagATGACAacaggattgctgacttggtcgacacacatcatcatattccaaatgtgtagattgatgctcatgatcacaggattgtctggtccagactcgattatctacatggtttgaatattgctcagtgtggtaAAATACAAAGCTACTATCAGCAGAATATCTATATTGTTAATATAGGTAGATAGAGAGCTTGTAAGTAGTGTTATATAGAattatgtagattgatgctcatgatgttgatcactgggttttctAGCCCAGGCTCTTCTCGCAGATTGAtgccatatagtttgaataaagctgagtgtggtgttaaacaacagaccGTGATTTCCATCAAAATTGTTGCACATTGAATGTATAGAGATAACAACCATGCAGATTTGTTGAAGCACTCATAAAAGATATTTTACTGAAATGTAGAGATCTTCAGAAGAAAATGCTGTCTGTAGTTTGATGCTGTGATTGACTGTGGTTTCTAGAAGTGTATTATTATGCTTTTTACTAGACTTATAATAAACTAGACAAGCTAGTAGGTCATTATCATAGAATTTCAACTGCAAGATAGACTAGTAATAGACTAGAAAGATTAGTTTATTATCAGTATCACAGAATTTAACCTCCAGCCTTGTAATGAATGAGAAGAACTTTACAATACTTGTAAGACAGGCTAGTAATACACAAGATAGGCTAGTAACTCATGTATATCCTAATGTAGCAAATTAGACTGTCTGTCGTCTCTTTGGCTCAATGGTGAACTGATGCAATCTATCTCAAAtactaataaacatataatactcaatgaaacactggTTATAATTCGAACATCCAACTGAGTTTTTGCAGAATTCATGTCCTAAAAAGTTGTTGAACAAACTGTCATTGAAATATTGACTTacttcactatttgttacaaggGAGGAGTGCAAAGAGAGGAACAGCCTAATGAAGTAATGAAGTCATTTATCACCGTACGGTGCTGTCTCCATCCTTTTGCACACATGTGGCTCTTCCTCTCATTGCGCTCTCtcataacaaatagtgaactggatcaatatttaaatgaaagtttgtgaaacaacttttaatttTTTAGCGCTTAATAGAATTTAAAACAAGTTTGATGTATCAttcagtattttatgtttatttgttttttattacaTTTCATCTGTCTGCTGTTGAGCCAGACAAACTTTAGTACATTAATCAGGTGCTTATGGCTGCCCAGCACGAATTAACTGGACCGGTAGGATTGAGTCAGTTTTAGTATATTATCTTAAATTATGTTTAGTCTTGACTGTTAAAAAAGATTGTTATGACTGATGTGCACAGTTGATGAACATCTCCTGCCATAATCACGGGAGCATACCTTTAGTGTATGTTAACTTAATGTCATAATAATGTTAACTTAATGTCATAATAATGTATTGTTTCTGTTAAGTACTTTCATCATAATTAGTTTTCTTGCACACTGAATAATTGTGTCCACTTTGTGGTAGTGGAGAATAATTGAATAGATTTGCCTGAAAGCTGTTTCTAGTTATAGAGGATAATGTTGCAAGTATTATCTCAAATTTCAATATGTGCAAAAATTAAGTGGCACAAGTAATGACTTTGTTCGACAAGCTCTCTCCCCCCCACCATTCCTCTCTCCTCCCCACCCAAAAACAACATTCGATTGCACAAGAATTTGGaatgtttttaatatttttttgtggACCAAAGAGTTTTCAGGGAAGTAGTTTTTATCTGAATTTCCTTGCGTAGacaaatgtatatgtatgtgttactTTCTCATGGTTTCATCCTGTGTTTTCATGTACAGATGCCTGTTATTGGGTTGATTTGTGATGTTGcagaattttgaaaatattatctgTTAAGTTGTGAATAAGAATCTAGACTGATGGATTGGGGAAC
The window above is part of the Haliotis asinina isolate JCU_RB_2024 chromosome 1, JCU_Hal_asi_v2, whole genome shotgun sequence genome. Proteins encoded here:
- the LOC137295875 gene encoding uncharacterized protein; protein product: MGNSQASPPDEHEGHSNAQSRSTRRASSKAHNAALVKLFEKMEITADLGNSHPGELSQTTFENAFHGPLHKFGKLMYRQMLNGNTVRDRITREQFVKSGKEILKKFDEVEQHKYYFKLFAASKDYLTTDDALQMVQISYALTLSASKIPFSKSDRDDKVFEAMVTSMFGIETQISFDGFESWLKWNCPHLFSGVHNWVYLILTGSTLPSELEAAPVPQLEGFVEGRYSVTMGMLWVLSATLPQVYTHTPQQEQQSSNPLINSYHLIMKLARLSRCQSWTLLYNSDDHGLSINRFNHHVSSYMGPSITLVAFEGRNLYCVAMDTGLREGDTRYGGEDCMLIQICPVYRVIQVGEKMLLYNDLSRSLPRGLEIGKDVRSPVLFIPHEFDCVKHYGVMCNLQKVEVWGCGGSSVKDAQLKQKQWEARDTQRHAQRKLRLETENWGENPDKQILEWGGVRGGHSYNR